The genomic stretch gatgatgtggccctcctgccaaaaagtttggacacccctgctccaggaaATCAAAGCTGCTTAACCCTAAACAGCAGAGGATTACATCACCCGCTCCATGTGCTAAGCATTCCCCGTTGTGCTGTTGTTTTTATATTCATACTCTGAGTTATACACTGTGTTTACACCCAATGGCAGTCTTGGTGGTGCTTTTGGGAGCCTGAAAGTCAGGAGATCAATGATTGGATAAAGTCAATAAATATCTTGACAAGAGTTAACTAGCGCTGAGAAAGTGCATACAAGAAGCAGTGTGACCACCTGGGAAAAGAATCTTGGTATGAATGGCATCTTAttcaaattaatattttattattaaaattattagaAATTAAAGACATCGTTGAACAAAATACTTTTTTCCCTGCTATTCATTTTAATAGGATTAAAGGAAAACTGATCCAAttttcaaggagagcagagtttTCCAAGGAAAAGGATGGTCTTGGTGGGATTATGCAGGATACAGAATAGGAACTGGTGATCAGCCAGAAACAGTTCATAGGACACTATGGCTCTGTTGGAAACCACAgcacctgttgcagctgctgcttcGGTTCCCAATTCATTAACACCCACATAGGTTTTGTGAATAACTGCGGACAAAAATAGTTGGTCGAAGGAAGACATTCCAGAGAGGTCAGCTTTGGCTTGGTCAAACACATCGATCATTCCCATTGCTTTCAAGGTCGACTTGAGGTCAAAGGTGTCTTCAAGCTTGAATCGGGGTAGATAAACCTTCACATCTTTCTCCCTCATATTTTCGAGAGAAATCCAACTTGCTACATTCTCACAGGTCATTGCTTTTTCAACCTGTATGGCAAAAACATGGTTTACAATAAGCAACAGAACAAATCCCATCAGGGAGGTGGAGAACTTGTGATACCTCCATTCTTAAGACATCATTTGTCCCTTCTATACGTTCTCAGTGCCAGAGCCCATATCAGGGGTGATAAAAATAGTTTTTATATCACCAACAGAAAACAGAGACATTTTCACAGAAAATGGAGATCCTCACAAGAATTCTTACTTTTTTGAGAATGCCTTTGCATTTACCTATTGTTCCCACAATGGTCATTATTTTGTTCCTGTTTTGTATCCACACTATAATTAAGATCAATGCTGGCACCAGATTGTTGAGTGCCCTAGGGCAAAGTTCTCCTCTAGACCCCCTATGGCatccctgcccacctcctgcctgaAAGTTGGGTGCTACAACTGCCACTAGTATTGAGGGTTCAAAGGTTGATCCTTGGGAGGGGGGCCTTTGATGGTCTGGGGCCCTTAGCCAAGGGTCCCCAACCAACCCCTGTTTAAAGTGTTTACAGCACTGTAAAGTATTGCAAAATGCTTTGATCCAGATGTAGTTAGTTCCATTTCCACTGGTGGTTCTTTTCCTCATGTCACACTGGAAGGCAAATTGTTTTCCGAAGAATCATGTACAGCAGCGTTTCTCAgagtttgtcccctgccatatcactttgcatggtccacgtattggaagtaccacaggaagtaactggcgatgatgtcattgccagttatgtcaagattgggaagccagacacAATGCGACAAACACTAATAAGAAcctcagggtggactggagggcttctatgagcatgtgaaaagtacaCACTGGAATTCTGCTCCTACTACtccttgtcatgttgcattgctggtcgcGCAGTGAGGCAGCAGGAGTatgggggtcctgcaagtaccactggacaccaccttaagtatCACTGGTGATACAAATACCACTGTACTGATGTACAGTATATTTCCCCTTTCCAAAGTCACGCTGTCCAAATGCAAACAGTGAGTGCAGTATCCAGAAAagttaattcattttaaaaaagaaacagctgCCTAAGAGATCAAATAGAGGGTCAAAAGTGTATGAAGCCAAGCCTTGTGAAAGTTCAAAAGCCAAAATGGAAAGTTAACCAGGGGGTGCTCAATGGTCAATGCTTCACTGTTCTTCATAGTGCTTCATTTCTTTCCATGATTAGCAAAGTAGATAAAGAATACAGGGAATAAGCAGATATATACACATTTACTTAATCCAAATCATTTATAGAAATTACAGAATTCAGCATTTCTTGGGAAATAATCTGGGTGAACTTGTTGGCAGTGGGATGGGAGCAGTTCAAAATACAGTATACTCATTATCAAAAGTACTTTTTTGCCATATCAGAATTATTTCACTGGGGTGTGCAGAACTATTGGCTGGTTTTCTACATCAAACTATTATATGGGAAATACGTGGAAACGTTCTCTGTGGTCATTTGAGGTGTAAACAAAGGGCAAAAATCCTGGTATCGATATACACATCTGGTGACTTCAaaacttgtttactcagaagttaaatCCCACTATGCTtagtgggactcactcccaggtaagtatgtacagaattgcagcatgAGATTGTATACAGTTCACATTTCTTAGACAAGTCTCCCCCCATCCTCATCAACACACTTAGAATTATCTTTGTAATATGGAAAAGGAAATAGGGCATTcttgtggaatttttttaaaattaaattctcATCTATTTTATCTGACCTAAATCCTTGAATTAAGCATACCTCGTATTAGGTGACAGACACATACAGTAAACAGAGTTccattctgatgttcttattaCCATCAAGCGGATTCAACTCTGCCCTCTGAGACTTCTTCTCTGCTTACTGTTATCCCTCTGCTCCCTCTAGTGGCTGCTTATGTAAACAAGCTTCTAAACAAATGATGGCTGCAATTCACAATATTAGGCTGCTTGAATTGGATTTTAGCAACCTGATGGtgtgcagcagtgtttctcaaactgtgggtcaggacccactaggttggtcacaagctaatttcaggtgggtccccattcatttcaatatttatttttaatacattagacttgatggtatgcgactgcacttggtgaaatgttacagacctgtacttttaacaagttactatgtatattcttttaacaatgatagtaaatgggacttactcctgggtaagtgtggataggattgcagcctaggatggttaaaaattttcctgcttgatgatgccacttccattcatgacatcacttctggtgggtcctcacagattctcattctaaaaagtgggtcccaatgctaaatgtgtgagaactactggtgtGCAGGATTGCAGTTCAAGATGTACTACCAGGAGCATTAAAATCAAAGAAAGCAGTGTGACTGACTTTAAGCAGTGGCTGTAATCATGCAATGtggcctaattttttttttttttttgagggggtgggtagtttctggttttttttacaaagaaaGGGGAGTGTGAAAAATAGTGAAACGTGGGTAGagaggctttccccctccccattgcattGATCTCAATCGCAGCT from Tiliqua scincoides isolate rTilSci1 chromosome 4, rTilSci1.hap2, whole genome shotgun sequence encodes the following:
- the LOC136648355 gene encoding serpin B12-like, which translates into the protein MDMNIVQDSLPQALAAFSLDLYHELSKENPSKNIFFSPMSISAVLSMVLLGAKGNSKIQMEKVLHFDQTAGCMRPPASERTVPEAVPGHQEERAPHCQEEGGIASEFRSLLSQLNKLSGVYQLDVANNSFMQKGYAFLQFSTSLMGFVLLLIVNHVFAIQVEKAMTCENVASWISLENMREKDVKVYLPRFKLEDTFDLKSTLKAMGMIDVFDQAKADLSGMSSFDQLFLSAVIHKTYVGVNELGTEAAAATGAVVSNRAIVSYELFLADHQFLFCILHNPTKTILFLGKLCSP